From Spartinivicinus ruber, the proteins below share one genomic window:
- a CDS encoding retropepsin-like aspartic protease family protein, producing the protein MSNPQESQNHQEAEAVSTSTIGRSMLIAAWVTALLLLTFYFGNWEKQQHNPNQIPVTQINQDGSQEVRLTRNRYGHYVTNGFINDSEVQFFLDTGATNVVIPETIANNLNLPKLASHKAETANGTVNVFVTRLASLTIGNIRFFDVEASINPHMEGDEILLGMSALRQLDFSQQGNQLILKLPEKN; encoded by the coding sequence ATGAGTAACCCTCAAGAATCCCAAAACCATCAAGAGGCAGAGGCAGTTTCCACCTCAACCATCGGGCGCAGTATGTTAATTGCGGCCTGGGTTACGGCTCTACTGCTGTTAACTTTTTATTTTGGTAACTGGGAAAAACAACAGCATAACCCTAACCAAATACCTGTTACCCAAATCAATCAAGATGGTAGTCAAGAAGTCAGGTTGACCCGAAACCGTTATGGCCACTACGTAACAAATGGCTTTATAAATGACAGTGAAGTCCAGTTTTTCTTAGATACTGGTGCAACCAATGTGGTTATTCCTGAGACAATTGCCAATAACCTTAACTTACCCAAATTGGCTAGCCATAAAGCAGAAACTGCCAATGGCACAGTAAATGTGTTTGTTACCCGATTAGCTAGTCTTACAATTGGCAACATTCGCTTCTTTGATGTAGAAGCTAGTATCAACCCCCACATGGAAGGTGATGAGATCCTGCTGGGAATGAGTGCATTACGCCAGTTAGACTTCAGCCAACAAGGAAACCAGTTGATCCTTAAGCTCCCCGAGAAAAATTAG
- the galE gene encoding UDP-glucose 4-epimerase GalE → MQKILVTGGAGYIGSHTCVELLNKGYEVVVVDNLSNSHPESLERVQKICNKPLIFHKIDILDTEALEQVFKQHQFYAVIHFAGLKSVGESSEIPLFYYENNVTGTIKLCQMMQAHQVKNLVFSSSATVYGNPASLPISEDFPLSATNPYGRSKLMVEDILRDHHQADNRWNIALLRYFNPVGAHESGLIGEDPNGIPNNLMPYISQVAIGKRKQLNVFGNDYNTPDGTGVRDYIHVVDLAKGHVKAIEKMADKPGCQAYNLGVGNGYSVLEMVEAFAKISGKPIPYKITDRRPGDIDACYANPTFAKHELKWEATKTLEDMINDTWRWQKKNPEGYSSKK, encoded by the coding sequence ATGCAGAAAATTTTAGTAACAGGTGGAGCAGGCTACATAGGTAGTCATACCTGTGTTGAATTATTAAATAAAGGCTATGAAGTTGTTGTTGTAGATAACTTATCCAATAGCCACCCAGAGTCATTAGAGCGAGTTCAGAAAATATGCAACAAACCACTGATTTTTCATAAAATCGATATTCTTGATACTGAAGCCTTAGAACAAGTATTCAAACAACATCAGTTTTATGCAGTCATCCATTTTGCAGGGCTAAAATCTGTTGGTGAATCTTCTGAAATCCCATTGTTTTACTATGAAAACAATGTGACAGGCACCATAAAACTATGTCAAATGATGCAAGCCCATCAAGTCAAAAACTTAGTATTCAGCTCATCCGCTACCGTATACGGCAACCCAGCCAGCTTACCTATTTCTGAAGACTTCCCATTATCAGCCACCAACCCCTATGGCCGCTCTAAATTAATGGTTGAAGATATTTTAAGAGACCATCATCAAGCTGATAATCGCTGGAATATCGCCCTGCTCCGCTATTTTAATCCAGTAGGCGCTCATGAATCCGGTTTAATTGGTGAAGATCCCAATGGCATCCCCAATAACCTAATGCCATATATCTCACAAGTCGCTATTGGAAAGCGCAAACAGCTCAACGTATTTGGTAATGACTACAATACCCCCGACGGCACTGGCGTAAGAGACTACATTCATGTAGTAGACCTGGCTAAAGGCCATGTTAAAGCCATCGAAAAAATGGCTGATAAGCCAGGCTGCCAAGCCTATAACCTGGGAGTAGGCAACGGATACAGTGTATTAGAAATGGTAGAAGCCTTCGCCAAAATTAGCGGTAAACCCATCCCCTACAAAATTACCGATCGCCGCCCCGGCGACATAGACGCTTGTTACGCCAACCCAACATTCGCCAAGCACGAACTTAAATGGGAAGCCACAAAAACACTTGAAGACATGATCAACGACACATGGCGCTGGCAAAAGAAGAACCCGGAGGGGTACTCAAGCAAAAAGTGA
- the nadC gene encoding carboxylating nicotinate-nucleotide diphosphorylase gives MIDPVTLKQAVEYNVKQALTEDVGSGDITAQLIPTTTQATAYVISRETAVICGQAWVNEVFKQVNPSLLIDWLVDEGQHVTANQKLFSITGCAQTILTAERTALNFLQTLSGTATLCHEYAKQVKHTQVKLLDTRKTIPGLRIAQKYAVTQGGCYNHRIGLYDAYLIKENHINACGSITNAVSQAKQLNPNKPVEVEVENFAELEEALAAGTDIIMLDNFSLEQLTQAVEFVKGRAKLEASGSINKETLVEVASTGVDYISIGALTKDCRAIDLSMRFENTL, from the coding sequence ATGATTGACCCAGTCACCCTAAAACAAGCTGTTGAATATAATGTCAAACAAGCACTTACTGAAGATGTTGGTAGTGGAGATATCACAGCACAACTGATTCCAACAACAACCCAAGCCACCGCTTATGTTATCTCCCGTGAAACTGCTGTCATATGTGGCCAAGCATGGGTAAATGAAGTGTTTAAACAAGTAAACCCAAGTTTACTTATTGATTGGTTGGTTGATGAAGGCCAACATGTTACTGCTAATCAAAAGCTATTTAGCATCACCGGTTGTGCTCAAACCATTCTGACCGCAGAGCGCACCGCTCTAAACTTTTTACAAACCCTGTCAGGCACAGCCACCCTTTGCCATGAATATGCTAAGCAAGTTAAGCACACGCAAGTTAAATTATTAGACACTCGCAAAACTATACCAGGCCTGCGCATTGCTCAAAAATATGCAGTAACCCAAGGTGGCTGTTATAACCATCGTATTGGCTTATATGATGCCTATCTAATTAAAGAAAACCATATTAATGCCTGCGGCTCCATTACCAATGCAGTCAGCCAGGCTAAACAACTTAACCCCAATAAACCTGTCGAAGTGGAAGTGGAAAACTTTGCAGAGTTAGAAGAAGCGCTAGCTGCAGGAACTGATATCATCATGCTAGATAACTTCTCTCTTGAGCAACTCACCCAAGCAGTTGAGTTTGTCAAAGGAAGAGCTAAGCTAGAAGCTTCTGGTAGTATCAACAAAGAAACTTTAGTAGAAGTAGCCAGCACTGGTGTTGACTATATTTCTATAGGAGCACTCACCAAAGATTGCCGGGCTATCGATTTATCTATGCGATTTGAAAACACACTCTAA
- a CDS encoding fused MFS/spermidine synthase has product MSTLAINQRIIFSETTNRNTLIFVFFLSGFAGLIYESIWTQYLKLFLGHAAYAQTLVLIIFMGGMALGAWLTSKYLHKFKNLFLAYAIIEAIVGIFALVFHNIYVASTDFAYNTVMPFLGSSGPIEAFKWSLATLLILPQTILLGSTFPLMSAGFIHYFPEKKGHSLSILYFSNSFGAAIGVLVAGFYLVRTVGLPGTLLTAGLINFAVALVSWITSKQFADENIQLTHLAKQEIVTHKTLKILLIVAAVTGAASFMYEVAWIRMLSMVLGSSVHSFELMLSAFILGLAIGGFWIRNKISKIANPIQWLGYIQIIMGILAALTITFYNYTFDFMAFTMQALQRTEPGYIYFNLISHFICLVMMLPATICAGMTLPLITYILLDKGYNERAIGWVYATNTVGSIVGVTLAVQLIMPLLGLKNLIISGSILDIFIGLVLLSLLTKTAIYKKALIIILPLSLSALNFDQLKMASGVFRTGKLYQQEKSNVVFHRDGKTATISVIEQINEHIEKKVITTNGKPDAAIDGQTKQASTDEYTMILAAAIPMALVKNPKKVAVIGMGSGLTSHVFLSNSSIEKVETIEIEPTMIEGAKEFYERNHLVYDDPRSKIYIDDAKTFFTTRQKKYDIIMSEPSNPWVSGVASLFTEEYYQLITEFLSKKGIFAQWLQAYEINSELTYSILSAIDKTFKDYTIYSTNLGDILIIAHHNSMAHQYYTDIYSEVNVAKELSRINHTSLEDIKIHLVSNKKIMHSIIQTNKIKPNSDFFPIIQESADKHRFLGYSSIPLIRSTLSHIFQDVLNNKINIKKINKKSKFFITIEAKKVEDLLTSHPLEPLNIINKTKACNNQEVNSVWNTQVLTAFNKISWAPNENIQEINNNTFKLPCPRKKTDNINNYIESIILKKHHKTIKEVERFTKLNKKISLPMRISYLNALIRTKQYQGALIEIDAIKAKSTNNIQIDYLDSLLKLSNL; this is encoded by the coding sequence ATGAGCACCTTAGCAATCAATCAACGTATTATTTTTAGTGAAACCACAAATAGAAATACACTAATATTTGTTTTTTTTCTATCCGGTTTTGCAGGCCTGATCTATGAATCCATCTGGACTCAGTATTTAAAGCTATTTTTAGGTCATGCAGCTTATGCACAAACTTTAGTTTTAATTATTTTTATGGGAGGCATGGCACTTGGTGCTTGGCTAACCAGTAAATACCTACATAAATTCAAAAACTTATTTTTAGCATATGCAATTATTGAAGCAATTGTCGGTATTTTTGCATTAGTATTTCATAATATTTATGTAGCCAGCACTGATTTTGCTTACAATACTGTCATGCCTTTCTTAGGAAGCAGTGGACCAATTGAAGCCTTCAAATGGAGCTTAGCCACTCTATTAATCCTTCCTCAAACTATTTTATTAGGCAGCACATTCCCTTTAATGAGTGCTGGTTTTATCCACTACTTTCCAGAAAAGAAAGGCCATTCTCTATCTATCTTATACTTTTCCAATAGTTTTGGTGCAGCTATTGGTGTTTTAGTTGCCGGGTTTTATTTAGTCCGCACTGTTGGCCTACCCGGTACATTGTTAACAGCAGGGCTGATTAATTTTGCTGTAGCACTTGTCTCCTGGATAACCAGCAAACAATTTGCAGATGAAAATATTCAACTTACCCATCTAGCCAAACAAGAAATAGTTACTCATAAAACACTTAAAATTTTACTTATCGTCGCAGCCGTCACTGGCGCCGCTTCTTTTATGTATGAAGTCGCCTGGATTCGGATGCTAAGTATGGTGTTAGGCAGTTCAGTTCACTCATTTGAACTAATGTTGAGTGCTTTTATATTGGGATTAGCCATCGGTGGTTTTTGGATTAGAAATAAAATCAGCAAAATAGCCAATCCAATTCAATGGCTAGGCTATATCCAAATAATCATGGGAATATTAGCCGCCCTAACAATCACTTTCTATAACTACACTTTCGATTTTATGGCCTTTACCATGCAGGCCTTACAACGTACCGAGCCCGGTTACATTTATTTTAACCTAATCAGTCATTTTATTTGCTTAGTAATGATGCTACCTGCCACTATCTGTGCAGGAATGACTCTTCCACTGATTACCTATATTTTACTAGATAAAGGCTATAACGAACGTGCAATTGGTTGGGTATATGCGACCAATACTGTTGGCTCTATAGTAGGCGTAACTCTAGCAGTACAACTTATTATGCCTTTATTAGGTCTAAAAAACCTAATCATCTCTGGTAGTATACTCGATATTTTTATAGGACTAGTATTATTAAGCTTATTAACTAAAACAGCTATTTATAAAAAAGCATTGATTATTATTTTACCACTTTCACTTTCAGCACTCAATTTTGATCAATTAAAAATGGCTTCTGGTGTATTTAGGACAGGAAAACTATATCAGCAAGAAAAGTCGAACGTAGTTTTTCACAGAGATGGTAAAACAGCCACTATATCTGTCATTGAACAAATTAATGAGCACATTGAAAAGAAAGTTATAACAACCAATGGAAAGCCAGACGCAGCTATAGATGGCCAGACAAAACAAGCGTCTACTGATGAGTACACAATGATCCTTGCTGCAGCCATTCCTATGGCATTAGTTAAAAACCCAAAAAAAGTGGCTGTTATTGGTATGGGGTCAGGTTTAACATCTCATGTTTTCTTATCTAATAGCTCCATTGAAAAAGTTGAGACGATTGAAATTGAGCCTACCATGATCGAAGGCGCTAAAGAGTTTTATGAAAGGAACCATTTAGTCTATGACGATCCACGAAGTAAAATATATATTGATGATGCAAAAACATTCTTTACTACAAGACAAAAAAAATATGACATCATCATGTCAGAACCATCAAACCCATGGGTCAGCGGTGTTGCAAGCTTATTTACAGAAGAATATTACCAGCTTATCACTGAGTTTCTATCTAAAAAAGGTATTTTTGCTCAGTGGCTACAAGCTTATGAAATTAATTCAGAGCTAACTTATAGCATTCTATCTGCTATCGACAAAACCTTTAAAGACTATACTATTTACTCAACCAACCTAGGAGATATTTTAATTATTGCTCATCACAATTCAATGGCCCACCAATATTATACAGACATCTATAGTGAGGTTAATGTAGCTAAAGAGTTAAGCCGAATTAACCATACTTCACTTGAGGACATAAAAATCCACTTAGTATCTAATAAAAAGATAATGCACAGTATTATTCAGACAAACAAGATAAAACCAAACTCTGATTTCTTTCCAATTATTCAAGAGTCTGCTGACAAGCACAGATTTTTAGGATACTCGTCAATACCATTAATAAGATCAACCTTGAGCCATATTTTCCAGGATGTGTTAAACAACAAAATTAATATCAAAAAAATAAACAAAAAAAGTAAGTTTTTTATAACCATAGAAGCAAAGAAAGTTGAAGACCTATTAACATCACACCCCCTAGAACCACTCAATATAATTAATAAAACAAAAGCCTGTAATAATCAAGAAGTAAATTCAGTGTGGAATACCCAAGTATTGACAGCTTTCAATAAAATATCATGGGCACCCAACGAAAATATACAAGAAATAAACAACAACACTTTCAAACTACCATGCCCCAGAAAAAAAACTGACAACATAAACAATTATATTGAAAGCATAATTTTAAAAAAACACCATAAAACAATAAAAGAAGTAGAACGGTTTACAAAATTAAATAAAAAAATTTCACTACCAATGCGAATCTCTTATTTAAATGCACTAATTAGAACAAAACAATACCAAGGTGCTTTAATTGAGATTGATGCAATAAAGGCCAAAAGCACAAATAACATCCAGATAGACTACTTAGACTCCTTATTAAAATTAAGTAATCTATAG